The following coding sequences lie in one Peribacillus frigoritolerans genomic window:
- a CDS encoding LacI family DNA-binding transcriptional regulator: MTNIKEIAQCAGVSVSTVSRVLNDHPYVSPDKRKSVLEAIDRLNYTRNINAIHLSKGKTNLIGVIIPFNNHPYYGAIVNGITKQANAIGCHIVIFQTNYDREKEIQAFNMLQMKQLDGIIVCSRISEMKILLDYQKYGPIILCEDTAQAEFSSISIDHYAAFSCALEYVIAKGYKKIGYSLGRKKSRNSSHRTKAFNDIMRKHKLINNKEWLFEGSYHIKDGEQLFKDWNSMMDKPEALIITNDDTAAGFILTAKKSGIRVPEDVAILGFNNDSLSEMLDITTISLPLEWIGKMAVDLFENPEVVKHVKLDYALIKRSTV; encoded by the coding sequence ATGACAAATATTAAAGAAATAGCTCAATGTGCTGGTGTATCTGTCTCAACAGTGTCTCGTGTATTGAATGATCATCCATATGTAAGCCCCGATAAAAGAAAGAGCGTCTTAGAAGCGATCGATCGTTTGAATTATACGAGAAACATCAACGCCATTCATCTTTCAAAAGGCAAAACCAATCTTATCGGCGTCATCATTCCCTTCAACAATCACCCATATTACGGGGCAATCGTTAACGGAATTACTAAACAGGCAAATGCAATTGGCTGTCATATCGTCATCTTTCAAACAAATTATGACAGGGAGAAAGAGATCCAGGCTTTTAATATGCTGCAAATGAAGCAGCTCGATGGCATTATCGTTTGTTCAAGGATTTCGGAAATGAAAATCCTCTTGGATTATCAAAAATACGGACCGATTATTTTATGTGAAGATACAGCCCAGGCTGAATTCTCATCCATCAGCATTGATCATTATGCAGCTTTCTCCTGTGCCCTTGAGTACGTGATTGCTAAAGGATATAAGAAAATCGGATACAGCCTCGGCCGTAAAAAGAGCAGAAATAGTTCCCATCGTACAAAGGCCTTTAACGATATCATGAGAAAACATAAACTGATAAACAATAAAGAATGGCTGTTTGAAGGCAGTTATCACATCAAAGACGGTGAACAATTGTTTAAGGATTGGAATTCAATGATGGACAAACCTGAAGCTCTCATCATCACGAATGATGACACGGCGGCAGGCTTCATTCTTACCGCTAAGAAATCGGGTATAAGGGTACCGGAAGATGTGGCCATTCTCGGCTTCAATAATGATAGCCTGAGTGAAATGCTCGACATCACGACCATTTCCTTACCGCTGGAATGGATTGGTAAAATGGCAGTGGATCTATTTGAGAATCCTGAAGTGGTCAAACATGTAAAACTGGACTACGCCCTTATAAAAAGGAGTACCGTTTAG
- a CDS encoding metal ABC transporter permease, translating into MNDFWIILVGALVAGSCSVLGCFLIVRKMTLIGDAISHSVLPGIVLAFLITGTRDSVPMLIGAAALGLLTVFLIQLFQSSGVQSDAAIGIVFTSLFATGIVLVSLYTQQIDFDLEHVLYGEIAYTPWNTMTIAGIEAGPKAVWIVGSCFILNLILIFLFFKQFKLVSFDPSLAAAMGIPVLFFHYLLMSLISLTTVASFDSVGSILVVGMLIIPAATAYLLSDRLSSMIWVSIGVGVLSSVIGYYSATILDASISGCMVGSAAILFGLAFLFSPSHGLVSLLLKRKKSKESHA; encoded by the coding sequence ATGAATGATTTTTGGATTATCTTAGTCGGAGCATTAGTGGCGGGTTCTTGCAGTGTATTAGGGTGTTTTTTGATAGTCAGGAAAATGACGTTGATTGGGGATGCAATCAGTCATTCCGTTTTGCCGGGAATCGTATTGGCATTTTTAATAACCGGAACCCGTGATTCGGTTCCAATGCTGATCGGGGCTGCTGCGCTCGGCTTGCTTACCGTATTCTTGATCCAGCTTTTCCAATCGTCGGGCGTTCAATCCGACGCGGCGATCGGGATTGTATTCACTTCCCTTTTTGCAACGGGGATCGTACTCGTGAGCCTGTATACGCAACAAATAGATTTTGATCTTGAACATGTCCTTTATGGCGAAATAGCTTATACTCCCTGGAACACGATGACAATCGCGGGAATCGAAGCTGGACCAAAAGCTGTTTGGATAGTCGGCAGTTGTTTTATCCTGAACCTCATACTGATCTTCCTTTTCTTCAAACAGTTTAAACTCGTTTCATTTGATCCATCACTTGCGGCTGCAATGGGGATTCCTGTACTGTTCTTTCATTACTTATTGATGAGCCTCATTTCACTGACAACTGTTGCTTCTTTTGATAGTGTAGGCTCCATTTTAGTAGTTGGAATGCTCATCATACCTGCGGCAACAGCTTATCTGCTTTCAGACCGTTTAAGCAGCATGATATGGGTCAGTATCGGGGTAGGGGTGCTAAGTTCCGTCATCGGCTACTATTCTGCCACCATTTTGGATGCCTCGATATCAGGCTGCATGGTGGGTTCAGCCGCCATATTATTCGGATTGGCCTTTCTCTTCTCCCCAAGCCATGGATTGGTCAGCCTATTGCTGAAACGGAAAAAATCAAAGGAATCACATGCATAG
- a CDS encoding glycoside hydrolase family 13 protein, which produces MDKAWWKEAVVYQVYPRSFMDSDGDGIGDINGILMKLDYLQELGVNVIWLSPVYQSPNDDNGYDISDYKTIMTEFGTMADFDRLLKAVHERGMKIMMDLVVNHSSDEHPWFKESRSSKDNPKRDYYIWKPGRNGKEPNNWESIFKGSAWEYDEGTDEYYLHLFSRKQPDLNWENPKLREEIYSIMTWWLDKGVDGFRMDVINFLSKDQSYTDGAVHHEKQFGDGSPFFLNGPRIHEFLQEINQRALSGYDVITVGEMPGITPEDAQLFTGKDRGELHMVFQFEHMDLGSGPEGKWSNDKWKLTDLKRILSKWQTGLEGDGWNSLYWNNHDQPRVVSRFGHDGKYRIESAKMLAACLQMLQGTPYIYQGEELGMTNVAFESIDEYRDIETLNSYDELVNSHGWSKERMMSAVHARSRDNARTPIQWNDSRNAGFTQGTPWIKVNPNFPEINAEKAYNDHNSIFHFYKKLIQIRKEQDIVVYGRFELLLPDDERIFAYTRSLEEEKLLVLCNFKEEQAPYTLPEELQAYSATKLIGNYDQEEEGISSKPLQPYECRVYHLK; this is translated from the coding sequence ATGGACAAAGCATGGTGGAAAGAGGCAGTTGTGTATCAAGTGTATCCAAGGAGTTTTATGGATAGTGATGGCGATGGGATAGGGGATATAAACGGGATCTTGATGAAGCTCGATTATTTACAAGAGCTGGGTGTGAACGTGATATGGCTATCCCCCGTTTATCAATCTCCCAATGATGACAATGGATACGATATCAGTGATTATAAAACAATCATGACTGAATTCGGAACCATGGCTGATTTCGATAGGTTATTGAAGGCAGTTCATGAACGTGGAATGAAGATCATGATGGACCTGGTGGTCAACCATTCTTCAGATGAACATCCGTGGTTCAAGGAATCCCGATCCTCAAAAGATAATCCGAAACGTGATTATTATATTTGGAAACCAGGCAGGAATGGGAAAGAGCCAAATAATTGGGAGTCGATCTTTAAAGGTTCAGCGTGGGAATATGATGAAGGAACCGATGAATATTATTTACATTTATTCAGCAGGAAACAACCGGATTTAAACTGGGAGAACCCTAAGCTCCGTGAAGAAATCTACAGCATCATGACATGGTGGCTGGATAAGGGTGTCGATGGCTTCCGGATGGATGTCATCAATTTCCTTTCAAAAGATCAAAGCTATACAGATGGAGCCGTTCATCATGAGAAGCAGTTTGGTGACGGAAGCCCGTTTTTCCTGAATGGCCCGCGCATACATGAGTTTTTACAGGAAATCAATCAAAGGGCACTTTCTGGATATGACGTGATTACGGTTGGGGAGATGCCAGGCATCACACCGGAGGACGCGCAATTATTCACAGGTAAAGATCGTGGTGAGCTACATATGGTCTTTCAATTCGAACATATGGATTTGGGGAGCGGACCAGAAGGGAAATGGAGTAACGATAAATGGAAGCTTACCGATTTAAAGCGAATTCTTTCCAAGTGGCAGACTGGTTTGGAGGGGGATGGCTGGAACAGTTTATACTGGAACAACCATGATCAGCCCCGGGTTGTCTCAAGGTTTGGTCATGATGGGAAGTATCGTATTGAAAGCGCTAAGATGCTTGCCGCTTGTCTTCAGATGCTTCAAGGTACACCTTATATATATCAAGGGGAAGAACTGGGCATGACCAATGTTGCATTTGAAAGCATCGATGAATACCGGGATATCGAAACATTGAATTCATATGACGAACTCGTCAATTCTCATGGCTGGTCGAAAGAGCGGATGATGTCAGCCGTCCATGCCCGCAGCCGGGATAATGCGAGAACACCGATTCAGTGGAATGACTCCCGTAACGCAGGGTTCACGCAAGGGACTCCTTGGATTAAGGTTAATCCCAATTTTCCCGAGATTAATGCAGAAAAGGCCTACAATGATCACAATTCCATTTTTCATTTTTATAAAAAGCTTATCCAAATACGCAAGGAACAAGATATCGTCGTTTATGGCCGTTTTGAACTGCTGTTGCCGGATGATGAACGAATATTTGCCTACACGAGATCGTTGGAAGAAGAAAAGCTGTTGGTACTATGCAACTTTAAAGAAGAGCAGGCTCCCTATACTTTGCCTGAAGAGCTGCAAGCATATTCTGCCACAAAGCTGATCGGCAATTATGATCAGGAGGAAGAAGGGATCTCGAGCAAACCCCTGCAACCATATGAATGCCGTGTTTATCATTTGAAATGA
- a CDS encoding metal ABC transporter solute-binding protein, Zn/Mn family gives MGFLKSIGGVLAALLILTGCGNDTADRDKGNGKLNVVTTTGMIGDLVENIGGKHVEVTSLMGPGVDPHLYKATQGDVKTLDSADMIFYNGLHLEGKMTDIFEMMSKDKPTIAVTEDFKENQLRKVSATEHDPHVWFDVKLWIVAAEAVKKELIANDQEHEAEYRENYEEYILQLEELDKYVQEEINKVPEDQRVLVTAHDAFGYYGQSYGLDVRGLQGINTLSEYGSKDVTDMRNYLVENKIKAIFIESSVPRKAIEAVIQGAGKQGHKVEIGGELFSDAMGEKGTEEGTYIGMVRHNTDTIVRALK, from the coding sequence ATGGGTTTTCTAAAATCTATTGGGGGCGTGCTTGCTGCATTGCTGATTTTAACGGGGTGCGGCAATGATACGGCCGATAGGGATAAAGGCAATGGCAAGCTGAATGTCGTTACAACAACGGGAATGATTGGGGATTTGGTTGAGAATATCGGCGGTAAACATGTCGAGGTCACCAGTTTAATGGGACCGGGAGTCGACCCCCATCTATATAAAGCGACACAGGGTGATGTTAAGACACTGGATTCGGCTGATATGATTTTTTATAATGGATTGCATCTTGAAGGGAAAATGACGGATATATTTGAAATGATGAGCAAGGATAAACCGACGATTGCGGTAACGGAGGACTTCAAGGAGAACCAGCTACGGAAAGTGAGTGCAACGGAACATGATCCCCACGTATGGTTTGATGTAAAGCTTTGGATCGTTGCGGCGGAGGCAGTGAAGAAAGAATTGATTGCCAATGATCAGGAGCATGAAGCAGAGTATCGTGAAAATTATGAGGAGTACATTCTGCAATTGGAGGAACTTGATAAATATGTTCAAGAGGAAATTAATAAAGTACCGGAAGATCAACGGGTACTCGTTACAGCACATGATGCTTTTGGATACTACGGGCAGTCATATGGCCTGGACGTAAGAGGGCTCCAAGGAATCAATACATTATCGGAATATGGATCAAAAGATGTGACGGATATGCGGAATTATCTAGTGGAGAACAAAATAAAAGCGATTTTCATAGAGTCAAGTGTACCAAGGAAGGCTATCGAGGCTGTCATTCAAGGAGCAGGTAAGCAGGGTCACAAGGTGGAAATCGGCGGGGAATTGTTCTCGGATGCAATGGGTGAAAAAGGGACGGAAGAAGGAACGTATATCGGAATGGTCCGTCATAATACCGACACCATCGTCCGTGCTTTGAAATAA
- a CDS encoding GerAB/ArcD/ProY family transporter produces the protein MEVKPNETKLISPFFVFFLMPGMQIGVGILGFERIIAKEAGQDAWISVLLSGLIINVLLWMCFKLLGRGPQTLDLVAIHKDLFGKWVGNVFNMLFILYFIMISIILIRTYLEVIQVWMFPGVNVLMLITIILILVYSFVEGGFRVITGFCIIGLIIGSPLFLLNYFPLQYAHFENLGPFLDHSLLEIMKACKKMTLNYLGFELVLIYYPFIKNREKSQKWAHLGALFTMVIYLVSILVSLAYYHQDQLKDVIWATLTLWKIVDLPFIERFEYIGISVWLFMVLPNVCIGVWAASRTAKRVFGFRQKKMLVLILIIILVSCIFLDNRYRIDKFNTISSQIGFFIVYLYLPLLFIWQSIVYKVRGHKS, from the coding sequence ATGGAAGTCAAACCAAATGAAACTAAACTAATATCTCCATTTTTTGTTTTTTTCCTCATGCCCGGCATGCAGATTGGAGTAGGGATATTGGGGTTTGAACGGATCATAGCGAAAGAGGCAGGTCAAGACGCATGGATATCGGTCCTCCTATCAGGGTTGATCATAAATGTTCTGCTTTGGATGTGTTTCAAGCTTTTGGGCAGGGGCCCCCAAACACTTGATTTGGTTGCCATCCATAAGGATTTGTTTGGTAAATGGGTCGGAAATGTTTTCAATATGTTATTCATCCTCTACTTTATAATGATTTCCATCATTCTTATAAGGACTTATTTAGAAGTCATACAGGTTTGGATGTTCCCTGGTGTCAATGTCCTGATGCTGATAACCATCATTCTTATTCTCGTGTATAGTTTTGTGGAAGGAGGTTTCAGGGTCATTACCGGTTTTTGCATAATCGGGCTTATTATCGGATCGCCATTATTCCTTTTGAATTATTTTCCATTGCAGTACGCCCACTTTGAAAATTTGGGTCCTTTTCTTGATCATTCTCTTTTGGAAATCATGAAGGCCTGTAAGAAAATGACCCTGAATTACCTTGGTTTTGAATTAGTCCTCATTTATTATCCTTTCATTAAAAATCGTGAAAAATCTCAAAAGTGGGCCCACTTAGGGGCGTTGTTTACTATGGTGATTTATTTAGTATCCATACTTGTTTCATTAGCCTACTATCATCAAGATCAGCTGAAAGATGTAATTTGGGCAACTTTGACGTTATGGAAAATTGTAGACCTTCCATTCATTGAAAGGTTCGAATACATAGGGATTTCCGTTTGGCTGTTCATGGTGCTGCCGAATGTTTGCATAGGGGTTTGGGCAGCAAGCAGGACAGCGAAAAGAGTATTCGGATTTAGACAGAAAAAGATGTTGGTTCTCATTCTGATCATCATCTTAGTTTCCTGCATTTTTTTGGATAACCGCTATAGAATCGATAAGTTTAACACAATCAGTTCGCAAATCGGTTTTTTTATCGTTTATTTGTATCTTCCTCTCCTATTTATATGGCAGTCGATCGTCTATAAAGTTAGGGGTCATAAATCATGA
- a CDS encoding amino acid permease, whose protein sequence is MSNSQSPSSPTELKRSLKARHLMMISLGGTIGTGLFLASGGAIHSAGPGGALVAYAVIGIMVYYLMTSLAEMAAFMPVAGSFRVYASKFVDPSFGFAIGWNYWYNWAITIAAELAAVVLIMKFWFPDSPSFIWSAIALITMFLINYMSVKGFGETEFWFAMIKVVTVVIFLITGVLIILGIMGGNDPIGFSNFTMGEGPFNGGFFTILGVFMAAGFSFQGTELLGVTAGESEDPEKNIPKAIRSVFWRILLFYILAIFVIGMIIPFTDSRLLSQDVAVSPFTLVFERAGLAFAASIMNAIILSSVLSAGNSGMYASTRMLWDLARDGKAPKFLGKLDKRGVPVNALILTSLVGCVAFLASFFGDGVVYIWLLNASGMAGFVTWVGIAIAHYRFRKAYAAQGLDMNALPFRAKGFPFGPIFALVLCIIIIIGQGYQAFSSDGIDWNSMFVSYIGLILFFVLWFGYKIKHKTKIIPLEECDLKSK, encoded by the coding sequence TTGTCAAATTCACAATCACCATCAAGCCCTACTGAACTGAAAAGGAGCCTGAAAGCGCGTCATTTAATGATGATTTCATTAGGTGGAACGATTGGAACAGGTTTATTTTTAGCTAGTGGCGGGGCCATTCATTCAGCCGGACCCGGCGGTGCCTTGGTGGCATACGCGGTCATCGGCATCATGGTTTATTACTTAATGACAAGTCTTGCAGAAATGGCAGCGTTCATGCCAGTGGCCGGTTCGTTCCGTGTCTATGCATCCAAATTCGTCGATCCGTCTTTCGGTTTTGCGATTGGTTGGAACTACTGGTATAACTGGGCAATCACCATTGCCGCCGAATTGGCAGCCGTTGTCTTAATTATGAAGTTCTGGTTCCCGGATAGCCCTTCATTTATCTGGAGTGCCATTGCGTTAATCACTATGTTTCTTATCAATTACATGTCAGTTAAAGGTTTCGGGGAAACAGAATTCTGGTTCGCCATGATCAAAGTCGTGACAGTCGTCATTTTCTTGATTACGGGTGTTCTGATCATTCTCGGAATCATGGGTGGGAATGACCCAATTGGTTTTTCCAATTTCACAATGGGCGAAGGTCCCTTTAACGGAGGGTTCTTCACGATTCTAGGCGTATTCATGGCTGCCGGCTTTTCATTCCAAGGAACGGAATTGCTTGGAGTGACTGCTGGTGAAAGTGAGGATCCAGAAAAAAATATCCCTAAAGCGATCAGATCCGTTTTCTGGCGCATCCTCTTGTTCTATATCCTTGCAATTTTCGTTATTGGAATGATCATTCCGTTTACGGATTCACGTTTATTGAGTCAAGATGTTGCCGTAAGTCCATTCACGCTTGTATTTGAACGTGCCGGCCTTGCATTTGCTGCATCCATCATGAACGCGATCATTTTATCATCCGTACTCTCTGCAGGTAACTCTGGCATGTACGCTTCAACCCGTATGCTATGGGACTTGGCACGTGATGGGAAAGCACCGAAATTCCTAGGCAAGTTAGATAAAAGAGGAGTACCCGTGAATGCACTTATCCTGACTTCTTTAGTTGGCTGCGTTGCATTCCTAGCTTCGTTTTTCGGTGATGGCGTCGTTTATATCTGGTTATTGAATGCTTCAGGAATGGCGGGATTCGTCACCTGGGTAGGGATTGCGATTGCCCATTATCGGTTCCGCAAAGCCTACGCAGCTCAAGGCCTTGATATGAATGCTTTACCATTCCGGGCAAAAGGCTTCCCATTCGGACCTATATTCGCACTTGTCCTTTGTATTATTATTATCATCGGACAAGGCTATCAAGCTTTCAGCAGCGATGGGATTGACTGGAATTCAATGTTTGTTTCCTACATTGGCTTGATTCTATTTTTCGTCCTATGGTTCGGCTATAAAATTAAGCATAAAACGAAAATCATTCCCCTAGAGGAATGTGACCTTAAATCAAAATAA
- a CDS encoding Ger(x)C family spore germination protein, with amino-acid sequence MKIKLLLITLAGFLMAACGVEKQILEDILIAEVVGYDVAEDKKIKGTVVVSVPQPGEEADLGKEVYEANSHDIKAARQQENAKTPYPIVGGRLTVILYGEELASKGLNDYVDTYRRDPMVGRDLYLAVVHGKAEDVVKMEPKLIKTPGVQVKELIEQNIRTNLPDVDLHTYLYACHGKGIDPVLPLLETAGDQIRVRGIALFKKDRYIGKYIPYEDGFLYKVLSENFKLGSYEIKWKENDFTDINNVESRVHYHISNANQDPKVRIEVKMKASLLEVQGYDLGKAVDLNKIESMAEHVIGKKLNEMVTMFQVNHVDPIALGDHAKSKTRNFDQKHWEKAYPDIPIEVDLDIEMIQTGIAE; translated from the coding sequence ATGAAAATCAAACTTCTATTGATAACATTAGCAGGCTTTTTGATGGCGGCGTGCGGCGTGGAAAAGCAAATATTAGAAGATATATTAATTGCTGAAGTCGTAGGTTATGATGTTGCCGAAGACAAAAAAATCAAAGGTACGGTCGTGGTCAGTGTTCCTCAGCCTGGGGAGGAAGCAGATCTGGGTAAAGAAGTATATGAAGCGAACTCCCATGATATAAAGGCGGCCCGCCAGCAAGAAAATGCAAAAACACCATACCCGATTGTCGGCGGGAGACTGACAGTCATTCTATATGGTGAAGAATTGGCAAGTAAGGGGTTGAATGATTATGTCGATACATATAGGCGTGACCCAATGGTGGGAAGGGATTTGTATTTAGCGGTCGTTCATGGCAAAGCGGAGGATGTAGTTAAAATGGAGCCGAAGTTGATTAAAACTCCAGGGGTTCAAGTGAAAGAGCTGATCGAACAGAATATAAGGACTAATTTGCCTGATGTAGATCTTCACACGTATTTATATGCGTGTCATGGTAAAGGAATCGATCCGGTCTTGCCCTTATTGGAAACAGCAGGAGACCAAATACGGGTAAGAGGGATCGCCTTGTTTAAAAAGGATCGTTATATTGGTAAATATATCCCTTATGAAGACGGCTTTTTATATAAAGTCCTTAGTGAAAACTTTAAGCTGGGGAGTTATGAAATTAAATGGAAGGAAAATGACTTTACCGATATCAATAACGTGGAGTCACGTGTCCATTATCATATTTCGAATGCCAATCAAGACCCCAAGGTCAGGATTGAAGTGAAAATGAAAGCGAGTCTGCTAGAGGTCCAAGGCTATGACTTGGGCAAAGCGGTCGACCTGAATAAAATAGAGTCCATGGCCGAGCATGTCATTGGTAAAAAATTAAATGAGATGGTAACCATGTTTCAGGTGAACCATGTAGATCCGATTGCACTCGGTGATCACGCTAAAAGTAAAACAAGAAATTTCGATCAAAAACATTGGGAGAAGGCATATCCCGATATTCCAATCGAGGTCGATCTGGATATTGAAATGATTCAAACGGGAATTGCTGAATAA
- a CDS encoding metal ABC transporter ATP-binding protein, whose translation MNQAALKVENLTIAYHKKPVVEDVSFEVPEGNLIGIIGPNGAGKSTLIKGILELIPKISGQITIKGSNYKSMRKSIGYVPQRESVDWDFPTNALDVVMMGRYGHLGWLKRPGKSERQKGMECLEKVGMAEYANRQISQLSGGQQQRIFLARALAQEADIYFMDEPFVGVDAATEKAIIQLLMELKEKGKTVLVVHHDLSTVKEYFDWTMLLNKKVMKIGPTEEVFIPEYLQATYGGRLAIISDTKSGLLLK comes from the coding sequence ATGAATCAAGCAGCTTTGAAGGTCGAGAATTTAACGATTGCTTATCATAAGAAGCCGGTTGTCGAAGATGTCTCATTTGAGGTGCCGGAAGGAAATTTAATTGGTATCATTGGCCCCAATGGAGCAGGGAAGTCCACTTTGATAAAGGGAATACTCGAATTGATCCCAAAAATATCAGGACAAATCACAATAAAGGGTTCTAATTATAAATCGATGAGGAAGAGTATCGGGTATGTACCACAGCGGGAGTCAGTGGATTGGGATTTTCCGACCAACGCACTCGATGTCGTGATGATGGGCAGATATGGTCATCTCGGATGGCTGAAGCGGCCAGGTAAGTCCGAAAGACAGAAGGGGATGGAGTGCCTGGAAAAGGTGGGGATGGCTGAATATGCTAACCGCCAGATCAGCCAGCTATCAGGCGGACAGCAGCAACGGATATTCCTGGCCCGTGCATTGGCACAGGAAGCGGATATTTATTTTATGGATGAACCGTTCGTAGGGGTGGATGCCGCAACGGAGAAAGCAATCATACAATTGCTGATGGAATTGAAGGAAAAAGGCAAAACCGTTCTGGTTGTGCACCATGATCTATCCACCGTGAAGGAATATTTCGACTGGACGATGTTATTGAATAAAAAGGTGATGAAAATAGGTCCGACAGAGGAAGTGTTCATTCCCGAATACTTACAGGCAACATATGGAGGCCGCCTAGCGATAATATCAGACACAAAGTCCGGCCTTTTATTAAAATGA
- a CDS encoding metal ABC transporter permease, translating into MNILDIITDPNTRWILLGTMFLGLSSGVIGSFAYLRKQSLLGDTLAHAALPGICVAFMLTGVKSTSYFLIGAALAGLVAVFLISVLTRYSKIKQDAALGIVLSSFFGFGIVMLTQIQQSEYGNQSGLDTFLFGQTASMVMSDVYMMMTVSFILIFTCTVFFKEFKLLSFDPGFAKGMGLPVVFLDYFIMMLIVAAVVIGIQAVGVVLMASLLITPAVSARYWTERLHIMVILSGIFGMLSGVSGTLISTSVNDLPTGPLIVLSATVWFFFSMLFAPKRGVLSSVWRRVSTKKKYSLEQDRRKGSHSS; encoded by the coding sequence ATGAACATACTGGATATTATTACTGATCCAAATACAAGGTGGATATTGCTTGGCACGATGTTTCTCGGATTAAGCAGCGGGGTCATCGGGAGCTTTGCCTACCTCAGAAAGCAGTCTTTGCTTGGTGACACGCTCGCACATGCAGCATTACCCGGTATCTGTGTGGCCTTTATGTTAACTGGAGTGAAATCCACTTCCTACTTTCTAATAGGTGCTGCACTGGCTGGCTTAGTGGCTGTCTTCTTGATCAGTGTGCTTACGAGATATAGTAAGATCAAGCAGGATGCGGCCTTGGGAATCGTATTATCTTCCTTCTTTGGCTTCGGAATTGTCATGCTTACGCAGATCCAGCAGAGCGAGTATGGAAACCAGAGTGGATTGGATACGTTTTTATTCGGACAGACGGCGTCAATGGTCATGTCCGATGTGTATATGATGATGACGGTTTCCTTTATTCTCATATTCACTTGTACCGTATTTTTTAAAGAATTCAAATTACTTTCCTTTGACCCTGGGTTTGCTAAGGGGATGGGATTGCCGGTTGTTTTTCTGGATTATTTCATCATGATGCTGATCGTGGCAGCTGTAGTGATCGGTATCCAGGCTGTAGGCGTCGTATTGATGGCATCTTTACTGATCACGCCTGCGGTTTCTGCCAGGTATTGGACGGAGCGGCTGCATATCATGGTCATCCTGTCTGGTATATTCGGAATGTTGAGCGGTGTTTCTGGAACGTTGATAAGTACATCTGTCAATGATTTGCCAACAGGACCGTTAATTGTCTTATCCGCGACGGTATGGTTTTTCTTTTCCATGCTTTTTGCACCTAAACGCGGAGTGCTTTCATCTGTATGGAGAAGGGTATCGACGAAAAAGAAATATTCTCTCGAACAGGATAGAAGGAAAGGGAGCCACTCATCATGA